Sequence from the Sphingosinicella ginsenosidimutans genome:
CGTCGGCGGCATAATGATCCATGTCGTGGCCGCCGGATGTCTGGCTGGAGCGGCCGTGGCCGCGCCTGTCGTGCGCGATCACGCGATAGCCCTGGTGGAGGAAGAACAGCATCTGCGCGTCCCAATCGTCCGCGCTCAATGGCCATCCGTGGTGGAAGACGATCGGCTGGCCGGTGCCCCAGTCCTTGTAGAAGATTTCGGTTCCGTCGCGGGTGGTGATCATGTTCATGCCATGTCTCCTGGCTGCGCGGGTGCGCGTGCGGGGGGTGCCGCGATCACGGGCCCGGCGGATCACAGGAAGCGGCGCGCCGGACTCGGCTCGCGACGGTGGAAACCTATCATGGATTCGGTGGCGCGGCCATGACAGGGCCGCGCGATTCATTCGCGCTCGCGAAGCAGCGCCGAAAGCGTCCAGCCGGACTCGCCGTGCCCGGTGCCGTTGATCGCATCGTCGAGGAACCAGCGCCCGTCGATCAGGACGAATTCGAAGCGCGTCGAATCCTGCCGGTCGCCGTTATGGAAGCGGGCCGTCACCGTCCGCCGGCCCGGCCCGTCCTCGGGGCGGACGACCAGCGAGACCTGCGAAATCTGCCAGTCCTGCGCGTTCGTCCACCAATCGAAATCGATCGCGCCGACCGTGTCCGGATGCGCGTCCTCCCAACGCTGGTAGGCCGCGAACAAGGCGGCGAGCCGCGGCGAATAGGCATAAGCGGGATCGGGCGGCGGCCGATCCTCGCCGCCATGGACATAGGCGTCGTACATCTGCGCCACGAAGGCGCGCGGATCATCGACCCCCCGCATCTGCGCGGCCGCGCCGTGCCGGGCGGTCCGATCCGCCGAGGCCGCCGGTCCGGCAACGGCCGCCAGGGCGACCAGGGCAACCGTGACGAGAACCCGCTGTGTGCGCATCTCCGCCTCCCCCGCAATGCGTTCTTGTCTGCCCAAGTCGGCTTGGAGTCCAGCGGCACCTTGCTCAGGCCGCGCGGCTGCGGCAGGCTCGCGCAAACGAACGGGGGACCCATGCGCCACATCGCCTTCGCCGGATTTCTGCTCCTCGCCGCCGCGGCCGGAACCGCGCAGACGGGCCACTGGCAGCCGCAGCCGATCGCCGGCGCAACCGAGCCCTCCGAAGTGGTCGCCCATTCCGCCGCGTCCGACTGGCGGCCGATCGCGCCCGAAAACCTGCTCGTCATGGACCTCGCCGACGGCGGACGGATCGCGATCGAGCTCGCGCCCGAATTCGCGCCGGTCCATGTCGCCAATATCCGCCGGCTCGCCCATGCCGGCTGGTGGCAGGGCGCGAGCGTCTATCGCGTGCAGGACAATTATGTCGCCCAATGGGGCCAGAATGACGGCGGCGGCACGCGTCCCGAAGGCGTCGTCGAGCATCCGCCGGCGGAATATGAGCGCCCGACGGCCGGCCTGTCGATCCACCCGCTCGGCTATCCCGACAGCTATGCGGCGCAAGCCGGCTTCGTCGACGGCTGGCCGGTGGGCACCGATCCGGCCCGGGGAAGCGCCTGGCTCGCCCATTGTTATGGCGCTGTCGGGGTCGGCCGCGATCTCGCGCCCGACACCGGCATGGGCGGCGAGCTCTATGCGGTGATCGGCCAGGCGCC
This genomic interval carries:
- a CDS encoding peptidylprolyl isomerase; the protein is MRHIAFAGFLLLAAAAGTAQTGHWQPQPIAGATEPSEVVAHSAASDWRPIAPENLLVMDLADGGRIAIELAPEFAPVHVANIRRLAHAGWWQGASVYRVQDNYVAQWGQNDGGGTRPEGVVEHPPAEYERPTAGLSIHPLGYPDSYAAQAGFVDGWPVGTDPARGSAWLAHCYGAVGVGRDLAPDTGMGGELYAVIGQAPRHLDRNIAVVGRVIEGMPALSARPRGTGDLGFYQVDRGETPVPIRSIRLAADMPAAERPSYEVMRTDSEAFARYVTGRANRGGTFFNVPAGGVDLCNVNVPVRRRAAP